One segment of uncultured Tolumonas sp. DNA contains the following:
- a CDS encoding NAD(P)/FAD-dependent oxidoreductase, translated as MTKIVIVGGGAGGLELATRLGRKLGKKGKAQITLVDRNRTHLWKPLLHEVAAGSLDAGVDALSYQSQARHNAFEFQLGTLTDIKRQEKRIVLAPIFGEKGEEVLGEREIEYDYLVMALGSVSNDFNTPGVRDHCIFLDSADQAFRFHNILMDKFLRFAGSRTTSNTDIPQDGNIKIAIVGAGATGIELSAELYNAVEELTAYGYKNLSRRSLKVTVVEAGPRILPALPERISGAAHHELAELGVDIRTATFVSEATDKGLMTKDGELIEADLMVWAAGVKAPDFLKEIGGLETNRANQLVVKGTLQTTIDDHVYAIGDCAACAMEDGKLVPPRAQSAHQMATQAMKNILAQINGGELKAYQYMDYGSLVSLSNFSTVGSLMGNLMRGSMMIEGRIARMMYISLYRMHQVALYGYVKTGLIMLVGQLNRILRPRLKLH; from the coding sequence ATGACCAAAATTGTCATTGTTGGTGGTGGTGCAGGTGGTCTCGAATTGGCCACACGTCTGGGACGTAAATTGGGTAAAAAAGGTAAGGCTCAGATCACTTTGGTTGATCGTAACCGTACCCATTTATGGAAACCGTTGCTGCATGAAGTTGCAGCTGGCTCACTGGATGCAGGTGTTGATGCATTAAGCTATCAATCTCAGGCCCGCCACAATGCGTTTGAATTCCAATTAGGCACATTAACTGATATTAAACGTCAGGAAAAACGTATCGTATTGGCACCAATTTTTGGTGAAAAAGGCGAAGAAGTATTAGGTGAACGTGAAATCGAATATGACTACCTGGTCATGGCACTGGGTTCAGTTTCTAACGATTTCAATACACCAGGTGTTCGTGACCATTGTATTTTCCTCGATAGCGCTGATCAGGCATTCCGTTTCCATAATATTTTGATGGATAAATTCCTGCGTTTTGCTGGTTCACGTACTACGAGCAATACTGATATTCCGCAAGACGGCAATATTAAAATTGCTATCGTAGGGGCAGGCGCAACAGGTATTGAGCTTTCAGCTGAGCTGTATAATGCGGTTGAAGAGCTGACGGCGTACGGATATAAAAATCTGTCTCGTCGCAGCCTAAAAGTGACTGTGGTTGAAGCTGGCCCACGTATTCTGCCTGCGCTGCCAGAGCGTATTTCTGGTGCGGCACACCATGAACTGGCTGAATTGGGTGTGGATATCCGTACCGCAACGTTTGTCAGTGAAGCAACCGACAAAGGTCTGATGACTAAAGATGGTGAGCTGATCGAAGCAGATTTGATGGTTTGGGCTGCCGGTGTTAAAGCGCCTGATTTCCTGAAAGAAATTGGTGGACTGGAAACTAACCGCGCAAACCAATTGGTCGTGAAAGGCACGCTGCAAACCACCATAGACGATCATGTTTATGCAATTGGTGACTGTGCTGCCTGTGCCATGGAAGATGGCAAACTGGTGCCGCCACGCGCACAATCGGCTCACCAGATGGCAACTCAGGCCATGAAAAATATTCTGGCACAGATCAATGGCGGTGAATTAAAAGCGTATCAGTACATGGATTACGGTTCATTGGTATCGCTGAGTAACTTCTCAACCGTCGGCAGTTTGATGGGTAACCTGATGCGCGGTTCTATGATGATTGAAGGGCGCATTGCTCGTATGATGTATATCTCTTTATATCGTATGCACCAAGTCGCTCTATATGGTTATGTGAAAACTGGTTTGATTATGCTGGTTGGCCAGTTAAACCGTATTTTGCGTCCACGCCTGAAACTGCATTGA
- a CDS encoding chorismate mutase → MATLDEIRHSINEIDTQLLALFAKRRAISIEVAKNKLFSQRPIRDQRREQELLAYLTQVGHPMGLSAHFIQQVFQLIIEDSVLIQQDFVQQQKNPEHTDAGNSVAYLGPLGSYSSLAARKFLGRQLSDIREISCSSFNQVFNEVESGACQYGVLPIENMTSGSINEVYDLMQQTSLSIVAELTYPIDHCLLTAVDTTINDIEVIYGHPQPIMQSSHYLDSNPHIRKVFCDSSSAAMLKVKELASPNAAAIGSAEGGDIYGLIKIASGLANQPDNCTRFLIVAREPIKVSPLVPAKTTFIMSTTQKIGSLVEALLVLRNHNINMTKLESRPIPGNPWEEMFYVDVAANLESDEMQAAIQDLQSSTRYVKILGCYPSEDVHPVSSPTAE, encoded by the coding sequence ATGGCTACACTGGATGAGATCCGCCATTCCATTAACGAGATTGACACCCAGTTGCTCGCTCTTTTTGCCAAACGTCGTGCAATCAGTATTGAAGTAGCTAAGAACAAATTATTTAGCCAACGTCCGATCCGAGATCAACGGCGCGAACAAGAGCTACTGGCATATCTGACTCAGGTTGGCCACCCAATGGGGCTTTCTGCCCATTTTATTCAGCAAGTATTCCAATTAATTATCGAAGATTCTGTATTAATTCAGCAGGATTTTGTGCAACAACAGAAAAACCCTGAACACACAGATGCAGGGAATAGCGTTGCTTATTTAGGACCATTAGGATCATATTCCAGCCTTGCTGCCCGTAAATTCCTTGGTCGTCAGTTATCTGATATTCGTGAAATAAGTTGCAGCAGCTTTAATCAGGTTTTTAATGAAGTAGAAAGTGGCGCTTGTCAGTATGGGGTATTACCGATCGAGAATATGACATCCGGTTCTATCAATGAAGTTTATGATTTGATGCAACAGACCAGCCTCTCGATTGTTGCTGAACTAACCTACCCTATTGATCATTGCTTGCTGACAGCCGTGGATACCACTATAAACGACATTGAAGTTATCTATGGGCACCCGCAACCCATCATGCAATCATCGCATTATCTTGATAGCAACCCACACATTCGCAAAGTGTTTTGCGATTCATCATCAGCAGCCATGTTGAAGGTCAAAGAACTTGCTTCACCGAATGCAGCGGCTATTGGCAGTGCTGAAGGTGGTGATATCTACGGTTTAATTAAAATTGCCAGCGGATTAGCTAATCAGCCGGATAACTGCACTCGCTTTCTGATTGTTGCTCGTGAGCCAATTAAAGTCTCGCCACTGGTGCCGGCCAAAACAACCTTCATTATGTCAACGACACAAAAAATCGGTTCACTGGTAGAAGCATTATTAGTATTGCGCAACCACAACATCAACATGACTAAATTGGAATCCCGCCCAATTCCCGGTAACCCTTGGGAAGAAATGTTTTACGTTGATGTCGCCGCTAATCTGGAAAGTGATGAAATGCAGGCTGCGATTCAGGATCTGCAATCATCAACCCGCTATGTGAAGATATTAGGTTGTTATCCGAGTGAAGATGTTCATCCGGTCAGCAGTCCTACAGCAGAATAA
- the eat gene encoding ethanolamine permease has translation MQKDIAAPGLKRTLGKFHLWGIAVGLVISGEYFGWSYGWAQAGTLGFMVTAILIAAMYTAFIFSFTELTTSIPHAGGPFAYAYRAFGPVGGYIAGFATLVEFVFAPPAIAMAIGAYLNVQFPSIDPKMIAVGSYLVFMALNVVGVSIAATFELCVTILAIIELLVFMGVVSPGFSVANFVANGWAGSNEFSGSAISGIFAAIPFAIWFFLAIEGAAMAAEEAKDPKKTIPVAFIAGILTLVVLAIGVMVFAGGAGDWSKLANINDPLPQAMKMIVGNSSGWLHMLVWLGLFGLIASFHGIIMGYSRQIFALARAGFLPKPLAAINSRYQTPHWAILAGGMIGIAAIFSDNLIVIGGLPLTANIVTMSVFGAIVMYIISMAALFKLRVTEPNLERPFSAPLYPFAPALALVLAVVCLVAMTYYNTLLAMIFAGLFIAGFIYFKATHSTDDMQAGNELLQAQNS, from the coding sequence ATGCAAAAGGACATTGCTGCTCCGGGCTTAAAACGGACACTGGGCAAATTTCATCTTTGGGGAATTGCCGTTGGTTTAGTTATCTCAGGGGAATACTTTGGTTGGAGTTATGGCTGGGCTCAGGCTGGTACGCTGGGCTTCATGGTCACCGCCATATTGATTGCAGCCATGTATACCGCGTTCATCTTTAGTTTCACTGAATTAACCACATCGATCCCACATGCTGGTGGTCCATTTGCTTATGCATATCGTGCGTTTGGCCCTGTCGGTGGTTATATCGCCGGTTTTGCCACACTGGTGGAATTCGTCTTTGCGCCGCCAGCGATTGCCATGGCGATTGGTGCTTATCTGAATGTTCAGTTCCCATCTATTGACCCAAAAATGATCGCTGTAGGCTCTTATCTGGTCTTTATGGCGCTCAACGTTGTCGGGGTCAGTATCGCTGCAACATTCGAACTGTGCGTGACTATTCTGGCCATCATTGAATTGTTGGTTTTCATGGGTGTAGTATCACCTGGCTTCTCAGTCGCTAATTTTGTTGCGAACGGTTGGGCTGGCAGCAACGAATTTTCTGGCTCTGCTATTTCTGGTATTTTCGCTGCCATTCCTTTTGCCATCTGGTTCTTCTTGGCTATTGAAGGCGCAGCCATGGCTGCCGAAGAAGCTAAAGACCCGAAAAAAACCATTCCAGTTGCCTTTATTGCTGGCATTCTGACTTTGGTCGTTCTGGCAATTGGTGTCATGGTCTTTGCTGGTGGTGCCGGTGATTGGAGCAAACTGGCAAATATCAACGATCCATTACCACAAGCCATGAAAATGATTGTTGGTAATTCCAGTGGCTGGTTACACATGCTGGTCTGGTTAGGTCTGTTCGGTCTGATTGCCTCTTTCCACGGCATCATCATGGGATATTCCCGTCAAATCTTCGCTTTAGCACGTGCTGGCTTCCTGCCTAAACCACTGGCAGCCATAAACAGCCGTTATCAAACACCTCACTGGGCTATCTTAGCTGGTGGCATGATCGGTATTGCTGCAATTTTCTCTGACAATCTGATCGTGATTGGTGGTTTGCCGTTAACCGCAAATATCGTAACCATGTCAGTATTTGGTGCTATCGTGATGTACATCATCTCTATGGCTGCGCTATTCAAACTGCGTGTTACTGAACCAAATCTGGAACGTCCGTTCTCTGCACCGCTCTACCCTTTTGCACCAGCATTGGCGCTTGTGTTAGCTGTGGTATGTCTGGTAGCCATGACTTATTACAACACGCTGTTGGCAATGATTTTTGCTGGTCTGTTTATCGCTGGTTTCATCTATTTCAAAGCAACGCACAGCACAGACGACATGCAAGCAGGTAACGAATTACTGCAAGCGCAAAATTCATAA
- the eutC gene encoding ethanolamine ammonia-lyase subunit EutC, with translation MSKNVIHQNSWDELRQFTAARIALGRTGNSLPTKELLKFGLAHAQARDAVHLPFAADLLAAELYEQGFTTLQARSAAPDRETYLRRPDLGRQLAAESREWLKQHAQPIELVIVVGDGLSSTAIHRNTVPFLLELRPRLEALGITIGPVVLTKQARVAIGDDIAEAMQAKAVVVLIGERPGLSSPDSLGVYLTWAPKVGLLDSERNCISNVRPEGLNYPEAAHKLSWLLAEMFRRQLSGVALKDESDDATDILLTSQTSATHK, from the coding sequence ATGAGTAAAAATGTGATCCATCAAAACTCGTGGGATGAATTGCGTCAATTTACAGCGGCCCGTATCGCGCTTGGGCGTACCGGCAATAGTCTACCAACAAAAGAGTTACTTAAATTCGGCCTCGCGCATGCGCAAGCACGTGATGCCGTGCATTTGCCTTTTGCTGCTGATTTGCTTGCCGCTGAGTTGTATGAACAAGGTTTTACCACGTTACAGGCACGCAGTGCTGCGCCCGATCGTGAGACATACCTACGCCGACCCGATCTGGGCCGTCAACTTGCTGCCGAATCTCGTGAATGGCTAAAACAACATGCCCAACCGATCGAGTTGGTTATTGTCGTCGGCGACGGATTATCGTCCACCGCAATACACCGTAATACAGTGCCATTTTTACTAGAGTTACGTCCACGCCTTGAAGCGCTTGGTATTACCATTGGGCCAGTAGTCTTAACTAAACAGGCCCGTGTTGCTATCGGTGATGACATAGCCGAAGCAATGCAGGCAAAAGCAGTTGTCGTACTGATTGGCGAACGTCCTGGTTTATCTTCCCCAGACAGCTTGGGTGTCTACCTGACATGGGCACCCAAAGTAGGATTACTTGACTCTGAACGTAATTGTATTTCTAACGTGCGCCCTGAAGGGCTCAATTATCCAGAGGCGGCCCATAAACTAAGTTGGTTATTAGCGGAAATGTTTCGTCGTCAATTAAGTGGGGTTGCGTTAAAAGATGAAAGTGATGATGCAACAGATATTCTTTTGACTTCTCAAACATCAGCTACACATAAATAA
- the nagZ gene encoding beta-N-acetylhexosaminidase: MLDVQGCELDAEEREMLAHPTVGGLILFTRNYHDRAQLSALVAAIRQAAAKPLLIAVDHEGGRVQRFRDGFSRIPPMGLLHNAGNQAASLATDCGWLMAAELLAHDIDLSFAPVLDLERGSNVIGNRSFSSDPHQVIDLASAFIDGMHQAGMKATGKHFPGHGSVRADSHIESPRDNRSWEEIDATDLVPFKQLIPTGKLDALMPAHVIYTEIDDHPAGFSRFWLQEILRKKLGFNGVIFSDDLTMEGAAVAGGYPERAQAALDAGCDMLLACNNRDGAIAILDGLKNPPSSSAESLLSKNQGDWSRLISSSRWQTTQNRVRCFVEEYVN; this comes from the coding sequence ATGTTAGATGTTCAGGGCTGTGAACTGGACGCTGAAGAACGTGAAATGCTGGCGCACCCTACCGTGGGTGGTTTGATCTTATTTACCCGCAATTATCATGATCGGGCACAATTATCTGCTTTGGTCGCTGCAATTCGCCAAGCGGCTGCAAAACCATTACTGATAGCCGTTGACCATGAAGGTGGTCGGGTTCAGCGTTTTCGAGATGGCTTTTCCCGTATTCCACCAATGGGGCTTCTGCATAATGCCGGCAATCAGGCCGCAAGTTTGGCAACAGACTGTGGTTGGTTAATGGCGGCTGAACTACTGGCTCATGATATCGATTTAAGTTTTGCCCCAGTGCTGGATTTAGAACGTGGCAGTAATGTGATTGGTAACCGAAGCTTCAGCAGCGATCCTCACCAAGTGATTGATCTGGCGTCTGCATTTATTGATGGCATGCACCAGGCTGGAATGAAGGCAACCGGTAAACATTTCCCTGGTCATGGTAGCGTCAGAGCCGATTCTCATATCGAAAGCCCGCGAGACAATCGTTCCTGGGAGGAAATAGATGCAACTGATCTGGTGCCATTTAAACAGTTAATTCCGACGGGAAAATTAGATGCACTCATGCCAGCCCATGTGATCTATACCGAGATTGATGATCATCCAGCTGGTTTTTCCCGCTTTTGGCTGCAGGAAATATTGCGCAAGAAACTTGGCTTCAACGGGGTCATATTCAGCGATGATCTGACGATGGAAGGCGCAGCTGTCGCTGGCGGATATCCAGAACGAGCCCAAGCCGCTTTGGATGCTGGTTGCGACATGTTATTGGCTTGCAATAACCGTGATGGAGCCATCGCTATTCTTGATGGGCTAAAAAATCCGCCTTCTAGCAGTGCAGAATCATTACTAAGTAAAAACCAAGGCGATTGGTCTCGGCTCATCTCTTCATCTCGCTGGCAAACCACGCAAAACAGAGTTCGTTGCTTTGTCGAAGAGTATGTTAATTAA
- the ycfP gene encoding alpha/beta hydrolase YcfP, translated as MIIYLHGFDATSPGNYEKVLQLQFIDPDVRMVSYSTVYPRQDMSHLLKEVHRQITTSDDPAPLICGVGLGGYWSERIGYLCGIRQVMFNPNLFPEETMQGKITRPEEYIDIASKCVTEFRKKNARKCICILSVNDEVMDNSRTASELKEYYDIVWDEQQSHKFKDLSSHLQLIKAFKNAG; from the coding sequence ATGATTATTTATCTGCACGGCTTTGATGCGACCAGCCCTGGCAACTATGAAAAAGTATTGCAATTACAGTTTATTGACCCGGATGTACGTATGGTTAGCTACAGTACGGTTTATCCTCGTCAGGATATGAGCCATTTGTTGAAGGAGGTTCATCGTCAAATCACAACATCCGATGATCCTGCGCCGTTGATCTGTGGTGTGGGTTTGGGGGGGTATTGGAGTGAACGCATTGGTTATCTCTGCGGCATCCGTCAAGTCATGTTTAACCCGAACCTTTTCCCTGAAGAAACCATGCAGGGAAAGATCACTCGCCCGGAAGAATATATTGATATTGCTTCTAAATGTGTAACTGAATTTCGTAAAAAAAATGCAAGAAAGTGCATTTGTATCCTTTCTGTTAATGATGAAGTCATGGATAATAGCCGCACAGCAAGTGAGCTGAAAGAATATTACGACATTGTATGGGATGAGCAACAATCCCATAAGTTCAAGGATCTGTCGTCACATCTACAACTTATAAAAGCATTCAAAAATGCTGGATGA
- a CDS encoding 2-hydroxyacid dehydrogenase, which yields MKIALFSAKAYDRDYFEQANQPFDYAIDYFDVRLDAKTSRLAHGYPVVCAFVNDDLSRPVLTDLVNNGTRLLAMRCAGYNNVDLVAAKELGLTVVRVPAYSPEAVAEHSVGLMMTLNRRIHKAYQRTRDANFALDGLVGFNMFGKTAGIIGTGKIGIATLRILKGFGMRLLVNDPFQNQAAIELGAEYVDLDTLFRESDVISLHCPLFQENYHLLNSQSFAKMKKGVMIINTSRGALLNSQDAIEALKQGKIGALGLDVYEEESELFFEDKSNEVITDDIFRRLSACHNVLFTGHQAFLTREALLSIAGTTLNNAKIFAANEKSGNEVE from the coding sequence ATGAAAATCGCATTATTCAGTGCCAAAGCTTACGATCGTGATTATTTTGAGCAAGCCAACCAGCCATTTGATTATGCCATCGATTATTTTGATGTTCGTTTGGATGCCAAAACGTCGCGATTAGCTCATGGTTATCCGGTTGTTTGTGCATTTGTTAATGATGATCTTTCGCGTCCAGTATTAACTGATCTGGTTAACAACGGCACACGCCTATTAGCAATGCGCTGCGCGGGTTATAACAATGTTGATTTAGTCGCAGCCAAAGAATTAGGTCTGACCGTTGTCCGGGTTCCTGCCTATTCACCAGAAGCGGTAGCCGAGCACAGTGTTGGCCTGATGATGACGTTAAATCGTCGCATTCATAAAGCTTATCAACGCACCCGTGATGCCAATTTTGCACTCGATGGTTTGGTCGGTTTTAATATGTTTGGCAAGACTGCTGGTATTATTGGTACAGGTAAAATCGGTATCGCAACCTTAAGAATCTTAAAAGGTTTTGGCATGCGCTTGCTGGTTAACGACCCATTTCAGAATCAAGCTGCTATTGAATTGGGTGCAGAATATGTCGATCTGGATACTCTATTTCGTGAGTCAGATGTGATCAGTTTGCATTGCCCTCTGTTCCAGGAAAATTACCACCTGTTAAATTCCCAATCATTCGCCAAAATGAAAAAAGGTGTGATGATCATTAATACCAGTCGTGGTGCTTTGCTGAATTCTCAAGATGCAATCGAAGCATTAAAACAAGGTAAGATCGGCGCGCTTGGTTTAGATGTCTATGAGGAAGAAAGCGAACTCTTCTTTGAAGATAAATCAAATGAAGTGATCACTGATGATATCTTCCGCCGGCTTTCTGCCTGTCATAATGTGTTGTTCACTGGTCACCAGGCATTTTTGACGCGTGAAGCACTGCTTTCTATTGCCGGAACTACATTAAATAACGCCAAAATCTTTGCCGCCAACGAAAAAAGTGGCAATGAAGTGGAGTAA
- a CDS encoding AraC family transcriptional regulator → MNISARQSALTGMITDAFDSNRGVLAAAATGLSDFISSNGGDVDRIFGVSGINPELLANPTLSLDLVNYCRVMEEAAHYSGVDNFGLYYGKQFKPQSLGLIGYIGLSSPTLTDALHNMATDFQWHQHHTLTQMVDIGDCWRLDYQVRHGAILCRRQDAELTLGMFLNVIRYALGKNWAPRAVHFEHPRPEQWHEHSKVFDAPVWFEQPYNSLIIPKVDLMRSSMPESDTALLMVLRQTIRQLNRTTDNQDLIDQTRTQVRLQMMHGEPNLDDVAAKMGLSTWSLQRNLKREGISFSTLVDKLRCEMATRYMQQNQLSISDMALLLGYSEVSAFSRAFRRWFNISPRQWRKSPI, encoded by the coding sequence ATGAACATATCTGCACGTCAATCTGCGCTGACTGGCATGATTACAGACGCATTTGACAGTAATCGAGGCGTATTAGCTGCTGCCGCAACCGGGCTAAGTGATTTTATCAGCTCAAACGGCGGCGATGTCGATCGTATTTTCGGTGTAAGCGGTATTAACCCTGAATTGCTCGCCAACCCAACGTTGAGTCTTGATTTGGTCAATTACTGCCGAGTCATGGAGGAGGCCGCGCACTATTCTGGCGTGGACAACTTTGGCCTGTATTACGGTAAACAATTTAAACCGCAATCCCTTGGCTTGATCGGTTATATCGGGCTCAGTTCGCCGACATTAACCGATGCACTACATAATATGGCAACGGACTTCCAGTGGCATCAACACCATACATTGACTCAAATGGTCGATATTGGTGATTGTTGGCGTCTCGATTATCAAGTTCGTCATGGCGCGATCTTGTGCCGTCGACAGGATGCAGAATTAACCCTAGGCATGTTCTTAAACGTCATTCGTTATGCTTTAGGAAAAAATTGGGCACCACGTGCCGTGCATTTTGAACATCCTCGACCAGAACAATGGCACGAACACAGTAAAGTCTTTGATGCACCAGTTTGGTTTGAACAGCCATACAACTCATTGATTATTCCTAAAGTTGATTTGATGCGCAGCTCAATGCCAGAAAGTGATACAGCATTGTTGATGGTGTTACGTCAGACAATTAGACAGTTAAATCGGACGACAGACAATCAAGATCTTATCGATCAAACGCGCACTCAAGTGCGCTTGCAGATGATGCATGGCGAACCCAATTTAGATGATGTTGCGGCAAAAATGGGGTTATCAACATGGTCTTTGCAACGTAACTTGAAAAGAGAGGGCATCAGTTTTTCAACCTTGGTCGACAAACTTCGCTGTGAAATGGCCACGCGTTATATGCAACAAAATCAGCTATCAATATCAGATATGGCGTTATTACTGGGTTATTCTGAAGTGAGTGCATTTTCTCGTGCCTTCCGTCGTTGGTTTAATATCAGCCCACGCCAATGGCGAAAAAGCCCCATTTAA
- a CDS encoding ethanolamine ammonia-lyase subunit EutB gives MYRTTVGQRTYQFPDLKMLMAKASPARSGDYLAGVAATTAEERMAAKICLADLPLKAFLHTALIPYEDDEVTRLIFDEHDLAVFSLVSHLTVGDFRDWLLSEQADSLTLARLASGVTPEMVAAVSKLMRNQDLILVAKKCRVITKFRNTIGLPGRLSVRLQPNHPTDALSGIAAAMLDGLLYGSGDAVVGINPATDSLPGLAKLNYMLDDVIQRFEIPTQSCVLTHVTNTIELINRGVPVDLVFQSIAGTEKANSGFGVNLSILAEAEAAAQSLNRGTIGKNVMYFETGQGSCLSANAHFGVDQQTCEARAYAVARKFKPLLTNTVVGFIGPEYLYDGKQIIRAGLEDHFCGKLLGVPLGCDVCYTNHAEADQDDMDTLLTLLAAAGLTFLIGVPGADDIMLNYQSTSFHDALYIRELLGLKRAPEFDSWLEKMRLIDTQGRLLDPSKQHPLLTQLPSLGSAA, from the coding sequence ATGTATCGGACGACCGTTGGCCAACGTACTTATCAGTTTCCTGATTTGAAAATGCTGATGGCAAAAGCCAGTCCAGCACGATCTGGCGATTATCTGGCAGGTGTTGCTGCCACAACCGCCGAAGAACGTATGGCCGCCAAGATCTGCCTAGCCGATCTGCCGCTGAAAGCATTCTTACACACAGCCCTAATTCCCTATGAAGACGATGAAGTTACTCGTCTTATTTTCGATGAACATGATCTAGCGGTATTTTCTTTGGTTAGTCATCTTACTGTGGGTGATTTTCGTGATTGGTTATTAAGCGAGCAGGCTGATAGCCTCACTTTAGCGCGATTAGCGTCAGGGGTAACCCCAGAAATGGTTGCTGCAGTCAGCAAATTAATGCGCAATCAAGATCTGATCCTTGTTGCCAAAAAATGCCGTGTGATCACTAAATTCCGCAACACTATCGGCTTGCCCGGCCGTTTGAGTGTGCGTCTACAACCAAATCACCCGACCGATGCTTTATCAGGTATTGCGGCCGCGATGTTGGATGGTTTGTTGTATGGCAGTGGTGATGCAGTGGTTGGCATCAACCCAGCGACTGACAGCTTGCCAGGCTTAGCCAAACTCAACTATATGCTGGATGACGTGATCCAACGCTTTGAGATCCCGACTCAATCGTGTGTGCTGACACATGTAACTAACACCATAGAATTGATCAATCGTGGCGTTCCCGTTGATTTGGTATTTCAATCCATCGCGGGTACTGAAAAAGCCAATTCTGGCTTTGGTGTTAACCTATCCATATTGGCGGAAGCAGAAGCTGCTGCACAAAGCCTGAATCGTGGCACGATTGGCAAAAACGTGATGTATTTTGAAACCGGACAAGGCAGTTGTCTGTCGGCAAATGCTCATTTTGGTGTCGACCAACAAACTTGCGAAGCTCGGGCTTATGCCGTGGCCAGAAAATTCAAACCCTTACTGACCAACACGGTGGTTGGTTTTATCGGCCCGGAATATCTCTATGACGGTAAACAGATCATTCGTGCCGGATTGGAAGACCACTTTTGCGGTAAATTATTGGGTGTGCCATTAGGCTGTGATGTTTGTTATACCAATCACGCGGAAGCCGATCAGGATGATATGGATACACTGCTGACACTCTTAGCTGCAGCAGGTTTAACCTTCCTGATTGGCGTGCCGGGTGCCGATGACATTATGCTGAATTACCAAAGCACTTCGTTCCATGATGCGCTCTATATTCGCGAATTACTCGGTTTGAAACGCGCACCAGAATTCGACAGCTGGCTGGAAAAAATGCGTTTGATCGATACGCAAGGCCGTTTGTTAGATCCATCCAAACAGCATCCACTGCTGACGCAGTTACCTTCTCTTGGGAGCGCAGCATGA
- a CDS encoding acetate uptake transporter has translation MSEKLANPAPLGLMGFGMTTVLLNIHNAGFFPISAMILAMGLAYGGMAQVIAGILEFKKGNTFGLTAFTSYGFFWISLVFLILMPKWGWADAANETSMGCYLLMWGIFTLFMFFGTLKGPKALQVVFGTLVVLFFLLAAKDFTGNAALGTFAGFEGIFCGASAIYLAMAEVLNEKFGRTILPIGETQAH, from the coding sequence GTGAGCGAAAAATTGGCTAATCCAGCACCATTGGGTCTGATGGGTTTTGGTATGACCACTGTGCTGCTGAACATCCATAATGCAGGCTTCTTCCCAATCAGCGCCATGATTCTGGCAATGGGTCTGGCATATGGCGGTATGGCGCAAGTGATTGCTGGTATTCTTGAATTCAAAAAAGGCAACACATTCGGTCTAACCGCTTTTACCTCTTACGGTTTCTTTTGGATCAGTCTGGTATTCCTGATCCTGATGCCAAAATGGGGTTGGGCTGATGCAGCAAACGAAACATCTATGGGTTGTTACCTGCTGATGTGGGGTATCTTCACCCTGTTCATGTTCTTTGGCACACTGAAAGGCCCTAAAGCACTGCAGGTTGTGTTTGGTACTCTGGTTGTGCTGTTCTTCTTACTGGCAGCCAAAGACTTCACTGGTAACGCAGCATTAGGTACTTTCGCTGGTTTTGAAGGTATTTTCTGTGGCGCCTCTGCAATTTATCTGGCGATGGCTGAAGTGCTGAACGAAAAATTCGGTCGCACCATTCTGCCAATCGGTGAAACGCAAGCTCACTAA